A portion of the Cryptomeria japonica chromosome 5, Sugi_1.0, whole genome shotgun sequence genome contains these proteins:
- the LOC131876296 gene encoding L-type lectin-domain containing receptor kinase IX.1-like, with product MNSLSIPMFMAESARGNFTFKEFTRCNTSNILCVNDATISGHKIHLTNNTIDHHKVANETTGGLPGNGNFLDIMLAVKFSRFYRARVSFQVGSNYPIQICNSTNLNDSLNDGKLWNAHIDCNLGQGGFGGVYKGVKRLSSASHKGRDRGLKEFISEISIVSRVRHRNLVQLLGWCHEKGELLLVYHYMSNGSLDKQLFIKGDIPPLQWSHRYRIALEIASGLLYLHEEWAHCIVHRDVKSSNVMLDCNLNAKLGDFGLACKLEHSRLSQTKMAAGTLGYLAPECVIL from the exons ATGAATTCTCTATCTATCCCCATGTTTATGGCCGAGTCAGCACGCGGGAATTTCACGTTTAAAGAATTCACGAGATGCAATACAAGCAACATTCTCTGTGTAAATGATGCTACAATATCTGGGCATAAAATCCATCTTACAAACAATACAATTGATCATCATAAAGTGGCCAACGAAACTACAGGCGGTCTTCCCGGAAATGGAAATTTTTTAGACATCATGCTCGCTGTTAAATTCAGTAGATTTTATCGGGCCCGTGTCTCTTTTCAAGTTGGTAGTAATTATCCTATTCAAATTTGCAATTCTACCAATTTGAATGATAGTTTAAATGATGGTAAGTTGTGGAATGCGCACATAGATTGCAAC CTGGGGCAAGGAGGATTTGGAGGTGTGTACAAAGGCGTTAAAAGGCTGTCAAGCGCATCTCACAAGGGTCGAGACAGGGGGCTAAAAGAATTCATCTCTGAAATAAGTATTGTTAGTCGAGTAAGACATAGAAACCTCGTTCAGCTATTGGGATGGTGTCATGAGAAAGGCGAATTACTTTTGGTGTATCATTATATGTCTAATGGAAGCCTAGACAAACAGCTTTTCATCAAAGGAGATATTCCCCCACTGCAGTGGAGTCACAGGTATCGAATAGCTTTGGAAATAGCTTCTGGACTGCTATATCTCCATGAAGAATGGGCTCACTGTATTGTGCACAGAGATGTAAAATCCAGCAATGTTATGCTTGACTGCAATCTCAATGCAAAGCTTGGGGACTTCGGTTTAGCGTGCAAGTTGGAGCACAGTCGTTTGTCTCAAACCAAAATGGCAGCTGGAACCCTTGGTTACCTAGCTCCGGAGTGTGTGATCCTCTGA